Proteins from a genomic interval of Pseudomonas sp. RC10:
- the dapF gene encoding diaminopimelate epimerase: MLLRFTKMHGLGNDFMVLDLVSQHAHILPKHAKQWGDRHTGIGFDQLLLVEAPSNPDVDFRYRIFNSDGSEVEQCGNGARCFARFVLDKRLTAKKQIRVETKGGIIELDIRNDGQISVDMGAPRLVPADIPFEAPQQALSYTLDVEGESVELAAVSMGNPHAVLRVYDINNAPVHSLGPKIEHHSRFPARVNVGFLHVVDRQRAQLRVWERGAGETQACGTGACAAAVAAISQGWMDSPLLIDLPGGRLSIEWAGPGHPVVMTGPAVRVYEGQVRL, from the coding sequence ATGCTGCTGCGTTTTACCAAGATGCATGGCCTGGGCAACGATTTCATGGTGCTGGACCTCGTGAGCCAGCACGCGCACATTTTGCCCAAGCATGCCAAGCAATGGGGCGACCGGCACACCGGCATCGGTTTCGATCAGCTGCTGTTGGTTGAAGCGCCGAGCAACCCCGACGTGGACTTTCGCTATCGGATTTTCAACTCCGACGGCTCTGAAGTCGAACAGTGCGGCAACGGCGCGCGCTGTTTTGCCCGCTTCGTGCTGGACAAGCGCCTCACGGCCAAAAAGCAGATCCGCGTCGAGACCAAAGGCGGCATCATCGAGCTGGACATCCGTAACGACGGCCAGATCAGCGTCGACATGGGCGCACCGCGTCTGGTCCCTGCGGACATCCCCTTCGAGGCGCCGCAACAGGCACTCAGTTACACACTGGATGTCGAGGGCGAGAGCGTTGAACTGGCCGCCGTGTCGATGGGTAATCCCCACGCGGTGCTCCGGGTGTACGACATTAACAATGCGCCGGTTCACAGCCTCGGTCCGAAGATCGAGCACCATTCGCGCTTCCCGGCGCGGGTGAACGTGGGCTTCCTCCACGTCGTCGATCGCCAGCGCGCCCAATTGCGCGTGTGGGAACGTGGCGCGGGCGAAACCCAGGCGTGTGGCACCGGCGCATGTGCCGCTGCCGTCGCCGCCATCAGCCAGGGTTGGATGGATTCGCCACTGCTGATCGATCTGCCGGGTGGGCGTCTGTCCATCGAGTGGGCGGGTCCGGGCCATCCGGTGGTGATGACCGGCCCGGCTGTCCGGGTCTACGAAGGCCAAGTACGTCTATGA
- a CDS encoding DUF484 family protein encodes MTDLPQTSTDTPGEPADTKVPALEAEAVAAWLQQHPDFFAEHDDLLTAMRIPHQRGDTVSLVERQLKLLRERNIEMRHRLSQLMDVARDNDRLFEKTRRLILALMDATSLEEIVIAVEDSLRQEFQVPFVSLILFSDNPMTVGRWVSSAEAQKAIGGLISGGKTVCGALREHELEFLFGAGQSKEVGSTAIVALNHQGLHGVLAIGSRDPQHYKSSVGTLFLTYIADVLSRLLPRFTNALRSVR; translated from the coding sequence ATGACCGATTTGCCTCAGACTTCAACCGACACGCCCGGCGAACCTGCCGATACCAAAGTGCCTGCCCTTGAAGCCGAGGCGGTTGCGGCCTGGCTGCAACAACATCCGGACTTCTTCGCCGAGCACGACGATTTACTCACCGCGATGCGCATCCCCCACCAGCGCGGCGACACCGTTTCGCTGGTCGAGCGCCAGCTCAAACTTTTGCGTGAACGCAATATCGAGATGCGCCATCGCCTGTCGCAGCTGATGGACGTCGCGCGGGACAACGACCGCCTGTTTGAGAAGACCCGTCGTCTGATCCTCGCCTTGATGGACGCCACCAGCCTTGAAGAGATTGTCATCGCTGTAGAAGACAGTCTGCGCCAGGAATTCCAGGTGCCGTTCGTGAGCCTGATTCTGTTCAGCGATAACCCGATGACCGTGGGCCGCTGGGTCAGCAGCGCCGAAGCGCAAAAAGCCATCGGCGGCCTGATTTCTGGCGGCAAGACGGTGTGCGGCGCGTTGCGCGAGCATGAGCTGGAGTTTCTGTTTGGCGCCGGGCAGAGCAAGGAGGTCGGCTCCACCGCCATCGTCGCGCTGAACCATCAGGGCCTGCACGGCGTTCTGGCCATCGGCAGCCGCGACCCGCAGCACTACAAAAGCTCGGTGGGCACGCTGTTTCTCACTTACATCGCCGATGTGCTGAGCCGCCTGCTGCCGCGTTTCACCAACGCCCTGCGCTCGGTTCGCTAG
- the xerC gene encoding tyrosine recombinase XerC, whose product MERQLDAYCTHLRSERQVSGHTLEAYRRDLSKVLGFCEKQRIESWKALDVQSMRSLVARLHQDGQSSRSIARLLSAVRGFYHYLNREGLCEHDPANGLSPPKGERRLPKTLDADRALQLLEGGVEDEFLARRDHAILELFYSSGLRLSELTGLNCAQLDLADGLVEVLGKGSKTRVLPVGRKAREALEAWLKQRELANPKDDAVFISQQGRRLGPRSIQLRVKAAGERELGQNLHPHMLRHSFASHLLESSQDLRGVQELLGHADITTTQIYTHLDFQHLATVYDSAHPRAKRKDSSE is encoded by the coding sequence ATGGAACGGCAGCTGGACGCTTACTGCACGCACCTGCGCAGTGAGCGCCAAGTGTCGGGCCACACGCTGGAAGCCTACCGCCGCGACCTGAGCAAAGTGCTCGGGTTCTGTGAAAAACAACGCATCGAAAGCTGGAAAGCGCTGGACGTACAGTCCATGCGCAGCCTCGTTGCGCGTTTGCATCAAGATGGCCAATCATCACGCAGCATTGCCCGGCTGCTGTCGGCGGTGCGCGGCTTCTATCACTACCTCAATCGTGAAGGCTTGTGCGAGCACGACCCGGCCAACGGCCTGTCGCCGCCCAAAGGCGAACGCCGACTGCCTAAAACGCTGGATGCTGACCGCGCCTTGCAGCTGCTGGAAGGCGGCGTTGAGGACGAATTTCTCGCCCGCCGCGACCATGCAATCCTCGAACTGTTTTACTCGTCAGGGCTGCGCCTCTCTGAGCTGACAGGACTGAACTGTGCCCAACTCGACTTGGCGGATGGGCTGGTCGAAGTGCTGGGCAAGGGCAGTAAGACCCGCGTGTTGCCCGTGGGCCGCAAGGCTCGCGAAGCGCTGGAGGCGTGGCTGAAACAACGCGAGTTGGCCAATCCCAAAGACGATGCTGTGTTCATCAGCCAGCAGGGCCGACGCCTCGGGCCGCGATCAATTCAACTGCGAGTCAAGGCGGCAGGTGAGCGCGAGTTGGGGCAGAATCTGCACCCGCACATGCTGCGTCACTCGTTCGCCAGCCACTTGCTGGAGTCCTCTCAAGACCTGCGTGGCGTACAGGAATTGCTCGGCCACGCCGACATCACAACGACTCAGATCTACACCCACCTGGATTTCCAACACTTGGCGACGGTGTACGACAGCGCCCATCCAAGGGCCAAACGCAAGGATTCTTCCGAATGA
- a CDS encoding HAD family hydrolase, whose translation MSIKLITFDLDDTLWETAPAIVSAEAMLRDWLAENAPKLGPVPVEHLWEIRSRLVDADPSFKHRISALRRRVLFHALEDAGYGHAEAEALAEQSFEVFLQGRHKLDIFPEVVPTLEILTKSYTLGVVTNGNADVRRLGLADYFAFALCAEDLGIGKPDPAPFLEALKRGKSEAAHAVHVGDHPGDDIAGAQQAGLRAIWYNPSGKAWEGDKLPDAEIRSLTDLPGVLARWG comes from the coding sequence ATGAGCATCAAGCTGATCACCTTCGACCTGGACGACACCCTGTGGGAAACCGCACCGGCTATCGTGAGCGCGGAGGCCATGTTGCGGGATTGGCTGGCCGAGAACGCCCCTAAATTGGGTCCGGTCCCGGTGGAACACCTGTGGGAAATCCGCTCGCGGCTGGTGGACGCGGACCCAAGCTTCAAGCACCGCATCAGTGCGCTACGTCGTCGCGTACTGTTTCACGCGCTGGAGGATGCCGGTTACGGCCATGCCGAAGCTGAAGCTCTGGCCGAGCAGAGCTTCGAAGTGTTTCTCCAAGGGCGGCACAAGCTGGATATCTTCCCGGAGGTGGTGCCAACGCTGGAGATTCTGACCAAGTCCTACACCTTGGGTGTGGTCACCAACGGCAACGCCGACGTGCGCCGACTGGGCCTGGCCGATTATTTTGCGTTCGCGCTGTGCGCGGAAGACTTGGGCATCGGCAAACCTGATCCTGCGCCATTTCTCGAAGCGCTGAAACGCGGAAAGTCCGAAGCCGCCCATGCCGTGCACGTTGGCGATCACCCCGGCGACGACATCGCAGGCGCCCAGCAGGCTGGCTTGCGCGCCATCTGGTACAACCCGAGTGGCAAGGCGTGGGAAGGCGATAAGCTGCCGGATGCCGAGATCAGGAGCTTGACGGATTTGCCTGGGGTTCTGGCGCGTTGGGGGTGA
- the sutA gene encoding transcriptional regulator SutA, which translates to MSDDDNDDLVEDGLEDEDDGEELAAAPEDDGSEIDDSPEAAATPTKGKAKAAVSVDELPSVEAKNKERDALARAMEEFLARGGKVQEVEANVVADPPKKPDNKYGSRPI; encoded by the coding sequence ATGAGCGACGACGACAACGACGATCTGGTTGAAGACGGTCTGGAAGACGAGGATGACGGTGAGGAGCTTGCAGCTGCTCCCGAAGACGACGGCTCCGAGATAGACGACAGTCCTGAAGCGGCGGCCACCCCCACCAAAGGCAAGGCCAAGGCTGCGGTCTCGGTCGATGAGCTGCCTAGCGTTGAGGCCAAGAACAAAGAGCGTGATGCTCTGGCTCGCGCGATGGAAGAGTTCCTCGCCCGTGGCGGCAAAGTGCAGGAAGTGGAGGCCAACGTGGTCGCCGATCCGCCCAAGAAGCCTGACAACAAGTACGGTAGCCGCCCTATCTAA
- a CDS encoding secondary thiamine-phosphate synthase enzyme YjbQ gives MWQQTRITLRARPRGFHLVTDEIVAGLPGLRECRVGLLHVWLQHTSASLTINENADPAVRRDFERFFNRLIPQDQAGFEHDDEGPDDLPAHFKASLLGCQLTLPVTDGRLALGTWQGVYLGEHRDSGGARKVLATLQGEAYDR, from the coding sequence ATGTGGCAACAGACCAGAATCACGCTGCGGGCCAGGCCTCGCGGATTTCATCTGGTGACCGACGAGATCGTGGCAGGGCTTCCAGGGCTGCGTGAATGTCGTGTTGGCCTGCTGCACGTGTGGCTGCAGCATACGTCAGCCTCGTTGACCATCAACGAGAATGCCGACCCGGCGGTGCGTCGTGACTTCGAGCGTTTTTTCAACCGGCTCATTCCGCAGGATCAGGCAGGTTTTGAACACGACGACGAAGGACCCGACGACCTGCCCGCGCACTTCAAAGCCAGTTTGCTAGGCTGCCAGCTGACCCTCCCGGTAACGGATGGACGGTTGGCACTCGGGACCTGGCAAGGTGTTTATTTAGGAGAGCATCGCGATTCAGGCGGTGCGCGTAAAGTCCTCGCAACCCTTCAGGGCGAGGCGTACGACCGCTGA
- a CDS encoding ammonium transporter, giving the protein MTLRQFAGLGALLSLVTPGLAMAADEVAAPAAPVLNSGDTAWMLTSTALVLFMTVPGLALFYGGMVRQKNVLSVMMQCFAITGLISILWCIYGYSLAFDTTGMEANVINFNSFVGGLSKAFLAGITPASITGATALFPEAVFVTFQMTFAIITPALIVGAFAERMKFSAMLIFMAIWFTLVYAPIAHMVWSGVGGLLWDWGVLDFAGGTVVHINAGVAGLVACLVLGKRKGFPTTPMAPHNLGYTLVGAAMLWVGWFGFNAGSAAAANGTAGMAMLVTQIATAAAALGWMFAEWLTHGKPSALGIASGVVAGLVAITPAAGTVGPMGGLIIGLAAGVVCFFCATTLKRKLGYDDSLDAFGVHGIGGILGAILTGVFAAPSLGGFGTVTDIAAQVWIQCKGVGFTIIYTAIVTFIILKVLDAVMGLRVTEEEEAVGLDLAQHNERGYNL; this is encoded by the coding sequence ATGACTCTGCGTCAATTCGCAGGGCTAGGAGCCCTGTTGTCCCTCGTAACCCCTGGCTTGGCCATGGCGGCAGACGAAGTGGCAGCCCCCGCAGCACCTGTACTCAACTCAGGCGACACCGCCTGGATGCTGACGTCCACCGCATTGGTGCTGTTCATGACCGTTCCCGGTCTGGCACTGTTCTACGGCGGCATGGTTCGTCAGAAAAACGTGCTTTCCGTGATGATGCAGTGCTTCGCCATCACCGGCCTGATCAGCATCCTGTGGTGCATCTACGGTTACAGCCTGGCCTTCGACACCACGGGAATGGAAGCCAACGTCATCAATTTCAACTCCTTCGTCGGCGGTCTGTCGAAGGCGTTCCTGGCGGGCATCACGCCTGCCAGCATCACCGGTGCGACGGCGCTGTTTCCTGAAGCCGTGTTCGTCACCTTCCAGATGACCTTCGCCATCATCACCCCGGCTCTGATCGTCGGTGCCTTCGCAGAACGCATGAAGTTCTCCGCGATGCTGATCTTCATGGCCATCTGGTTCACCCTGGTCTATGCGCCCATCGCGCACATGGTCTGGAGTGGCGTGGGTGGTCTGCTGTGGGACTGGGGCGTTCTCGACTTCGCAGGCGGCACCGTTGTTCACATCAACGCCGGTGTGGCTGGCCTGGTAGCGTGCCTGGTACTGGGCAAACGCAAAGGCTTCCCGACCACCCCAATGGCTCCGCACAACCTGGGTTACACCCTGGTCGGCGCAGCAATGCTGTGGGTAGGCTGGTTCGGCTTCAACGCAGGCTCGGCTGCTGCGGCCAACGGCACTGCCGGTATGGCGATGCTGGTCACTCAGATCGCAACCGCCGCTGCTGCACTGGGCTGGATGTTCGCCGAGTGGCTGACCCACGGTAAGCCAAGCGCACTGGGCATCGCCTCGGGCGTGGTTGCCGGTCTGGTTGCCATCACCCCGGCGGCCGGTACTGTCGGCCCAATGGGCGGCCTGATCATCGGTCTGGCGGCGGGCGTGGTCTGCTTCTTCTGCGCCACCACCCTGAAACGCAAACTGGGCTACGACGATTCGCTGGATGCCTTCGGCGTTCACGGTATCGGCGGTATCCTCGGCGCGATCTTGACCGGTGTCTTCGCAGCCCCTTCGCTGGGCGGCTTCGGCACTGTGACTGACATCGCTGCACAAGTCTGGATTCAGTGCAAAGGTGTTGGCTTCACGATCATCTACACCGCGATCGTGACCTTCATCATCCTCAAGGTACTGGACGCTGTCATGGGTCTGCGTGTCACCGAGGAAGAAGAAGCGGTCGGCCTCGACCTCGCGCAACACAACGAGCGTGGCTACAACCTGTAA
- the glnK gene encoding P-II family nitrogen regulator translates to MKLVTAIIKPFKLDDVRESLSEIGVQGITVTEVKGFGRQKGHTELYRGAEYVVDFLPKVKIDVAIDDKDLDRVIEAITKAANTGKIGDGKIFVVNLEQAIRIRTGETDTDAI, encoded by the coding sequence ATGAAGCTAGTCACTGCCATCATCAAGCCGTTCAAGCTGGACGACGTACGCGAGTCGTTGTCGGAAATCGGCGTGCAGGGCATCACGGTAACTGAAGTCAAAGGCTTCGGACGTCAGAAAGGCCACACCGAGCTGTATCGCGGTGCGGAATACGTTGTCGACTTCCTTCCCAAGGTGAAGATCGACGTTGCGATCGATGACAAGGATCTGGACCGCGTTATCGAAGCGATAACCAAAGCGGCCAACACCGGCAAGATCGGTGACGGAAAGATCTTCGTGGTCAATCTGGAACAGGCTATTCGCATCCGTACCGGCGAAACCGATACCGACGCAATCTAA
- a CDS encoding accessory factor UbiK family protein, with protein MLAPKAFLDALSGHASRLFNGETPLPRNEFETQFKALLQSGFSKLDLVSREEFDSQMVVLARTRARLEALEAKMAEMEAQLAGQPKE; from the coding sequence ATGCTCGCGCCCAAAGCTTTTCTAGATGCCCTGAGCGGCCACGCCTCGCGGTTGTTCAACGGCGAGACCCCACTGCCCCGCAACGAATTCGAGACCCAGTTCAAGGCCCTGCTGCAAAGCGGCTTCAGCAAACTGGATCTGGTCAGCCGGGAAGAATTCGACAGCCAGATGGTCGTCCTCGCCCGAACCCGTGCCCGTCTTGAGGCACTGGAAGCGAAGATGGCGGAGATGGAAGCGCAGTTGGCGGGGCAGCCAAAAGAGTAA
- a CDS encoding HigA family addiction module antitoxin yields MTKNGMRPVHPGEILKEEYLEPLGLTAAALARALGVSTPTVNDIVLQRRGVSADVALRLAACLETTPEFWLNLQLTYDLRKAEIERGAAIKAQVQRIAHCA; encoded by the coding sequence ATGACCAAGAACGGAATGCGGCCGGTACATCCTGGCGAAATTCTCAAAGAAGAGTATCTGGAGCCTTTGGGGCTCACGGCTGCGGCGTTGGCGCGGGCATTGGGTGTTTCCACGCCCACGGTCAACGATATCGTTTTGCAGCGAAGAGGCGTGAGCGCGGACGTGGCGTTGCGCCTTGCCGCTTGCCTTGAAACCACCCCGGAGTTCTGGCTGAACCTGCAACTGACCTACGATCTGCGCAAGGCAGAAATCGAACGAGGAGCGGCCATCAAGGCACAGGTCCAGCGCATCGCGCACTGTGCCTGA
- a CDS encoding type II toxin-antitoxin system RelE/ParE family toxin encodes MIASFRCRDTESLFYHGKTRVWSSILSVVERKLTMLDAATSLADLRSPPGNRLEALDGDRKGQHSIRINAQWRICFVWGANGPEDVEIVDYH; translated from the coding sequence ATGATTGCAAGTTTCAGATGTAGGGATACTGAATCACTTTTTTACCACGGCAAAACACGGGTGTGGTCCTCGATCCTTTCGGTCGTGGAACGCAAACTGACCATGCTGGATGCGGCTACTTCGCTAGCAGATCTAAGGTCTCCACCCGGGAATCGGCTTGAGGCTCTGGACGGCGACCGTAAAGGGCAGCACAGCATACGGATCAACGCCCAATGGCGGATTTGTTTCGTTTGGGGTGCGAATGGGCCGGAAGACGTCGAAATCGTCGATTACCACTGA
- a CDS encoding YifB family Mg chelatase-like AAA ATPase → MSLAIVLSRAQVGVEAPAVTVETHLANGLPALTLVGLPEGAVRESKDRVRSAILNCRLDFPARRITLNLAPADLPKDGGRFDLAIALGLLAASGQLPTLALDGVECLGELALSGAIRPVQGVLPAALAAREAGHTLIVPAVNAEEACLASGLKVIAVSHLLELVSHLNGHATIAPYKSNGLILQTQPYPDLSEVQGQPAAKRALLVAAAGAHNLLFSGPPGTGKTLLASRLPGLLPPLDEREALEVAAIQSVASHAPLTSWPQRPFRQPHHSASGPALVGGGSRPQPGEITLAHHGVLFLDELPEFDRRVLEVLREPLESGHIVISRARDRVRFPARFQLVAAMNPCPCGYHGEPTGRCRCSTDQIQRYRNKLSGPLLDRIDLHLTVAREATSLAATAQTGESSASAAELVSEARERQQKRQGCANAFLDLPALRQHCALLPEDEAWLETACERLSLSLRSAHRLLKVARTLADLERVEAISRSHIAEALQYRPAAN, encoded by the coding sequence ATGTCCCTCGCCATCGTTCTCAGCCGCGCTCAAGTCGGGGTCGAAGCCCCTGCGGTGACCGTCGAAACTCATCTCGCCAACGGCCTGCCCGCGTTGACGCTGGTGGGGCTGCCGGAGGGGGCGGTGAGGGAGAGCAAGGATCGGGTACGTTCGGCGATTCTGAATTGTCGGCTGGACTTTCCGGCGCGGCGGATCACGTTGAATCTGGCGCCTGCCGATCTTCCCAAGGATGGCGGGCGTTTCGATCTGGCGATTGCATTGGGCTTGCTGGCGGCAAGTGGGCAGCTACCCACGCTGGCGCTCGATGGCGTGGAATGTCTGGGCGAGCTGGCGCTGTCGGGCGCGATACGGCCTGTGCAAGGCGTGTTGCCTGCGGCGTTGGCGGCGCGGGAGGCGGGGCATACGCTGATCGTCCCGGCGGTGAACGCTGAAGAGGCGTGCCTGGCGTCGGGTTTGAAGGTGATTGCGGTCAGTCATCTCTTGGAATTGGTGTCTCACCTCAATGGCCACGCCACGATTGCGCCGTACAAATCCAACGGCCTGATTCTGCAAACCCAGCCTTATCCGGACTTGAGCGAGGTTCAGGGCCAGCCCGCTGCCAAACGTGCGTTGTTGGTTGCCGCTGCCGGAGCGCACAACTTGCTGTTCAGTGGTCCGCCGGGGACGGGCAAAACTTTGCTGGCGAGCCGTCTTCCCGGTCTTTTGCCACCGCTGGACGAGCGTGAAGCGCTGGAAGTGGCGGCGATTCAATCGGTGGCCAGTCACGCGCCCCTTACCAGTTGGCCCCAGCGCCCGTTTCGACAACCCCACCACTCTGCCTCCGGACCAGCGCTGGTCGGCGGTGGCAGTCGCCCGCAACCTGGCGAAATCACGTTGGCCCACCATGGCGTGCTGTTTCTCGATGAATTGCCCGAGTTTGATCGGCGCGTGCTGGAAGTGCTGCGTGAGCCGCTGGAATCCGGCCACATCGTGATTTCCCGCGCCCGGGATCGGGTGCGCTTTCCGGCACGCTTTCAATTGGTGGCGGCGATGAACCCCTGCCCCTGCGGCTATCACGGCGAGCCGACCGGGCGCTGCCGCTGCTCAACCGATCAGATTCAGCGCTACCGCAACAAGCTGTCCGGGCCGTTGCTGGATCGCATCGACCTGCACCTGACCGTCGCCCGTGAAGCGACATCACTGGCTGCGACCGCTCAAACCGGAGAAAGCAGCGCCAGTGCCGCGGAGTTGGTTTCAGAAGCCCGCGAGCGCCAGCAAAAGCGCCAAGGCTGCGCCAATGCCTTCCTCGACCTTCCCGCCTTACGCCAACACTGCGCCTTGCTGCCCGAAGACGAAGCCTGGCTCGAAACCGCGTGCGAGCGCTTGAGCCTGTCACTTCGTTCGGCCCATCGACTGCTGAAAGTCGCGCGCACGCTGGCGGATCTGGAGCGAGTCGAGGCGATTTCCAGAAGCCACATTGCGGAGGCATTGCAGTATCGCCCGGCCGCCAACTGA
- a CDS encoding glyoxylate/hydroxypyruvate reductase A — protein sequence MALLYKSDPSRGPTWKALFAEHAPDIEIRLWPDVGDPTEIRYLAAWLPPENLAEFSNLEVIYALSAGVDQFDLSQLPDHVPVVRVLDPGIAQGIVEYASLTVLSLHRQVPLYLRQQHQHEWTAHALTPASERRIGVMGLGNLGTAVLRHLGAYGFKRLGWARSAHHIEGVDCYAGKAQLPAFLSQCDILLCLLPLTDETRGILNADLFAALPSGASVINLGRGAQLVDADLLTALDSGHLDQAVIDVLEQEPPSEEHPFWDHPKIWLTPHIGAMTFPQSAFGALLDNIRRHQRGEAMTGVIERLRGY from the coding sequence ATGGCCCTGCTTTATAAGTCCGACCCCAGCCGTGGCCCGACCTGGAAAGCCCTGTTCGCGGAGCACGCGCCCGATATCGAAATCCGCCTGTGGCCCGACGTGGGCGACCCGACCGAGATTCGCTACCTGGCGGCGTGGTTGCCGCCGGAAAATCTCGCGGAGTTCAGCAATCTGGAAGTCATTTATGCGCTGTCCGCTGGCGTAGATCAGTTCGACCTGAGCCAACTGCCCGACCACGTGCCAGTGGTTCGTGTGCTGGACCCCGGCATTGCGCAAGGCATCGTCGAATACGCCAGCCTCACGGTGCTCAGCCTGCATCGACAGGTGCCGCTGTACCTGCGCCAACAACACCAGCATGAATGGACAGCCCACGCGCTGACGCCGGCCAGCGAGCGTCGGATTGGCGTCATGGGCCTGGGCAATCTGGGCACTGCGGTGCTGCGGCACTTGGGTGCTTACGGGTTCAAGCGTTTGGGGTGGGCGCGGTCGGCGCATCATATAGAAGGCGTTGATTGCTATGCGGGCAAAGCGCAACTGCCCGCGTTTCTGAGTCAGTGCGACATTCTGCTGTGTCTGCTGCCATTGACCGACGAGACCCGAGGGATACTCAATGCCGACCTGTTCGCAGCGTTGCCCTCTGGCGCCAGCGTGATCAATTTGGGGCGCGGCGCTCAACTGGTCGACGCCGATCTGCTGACGGCTTTGGACAGCGGGCACCTCGATCAAGCGGTCATTGACGTGTTGGAGCAGGAGCCACCTTCCGAAGAGCACCCTTTCTGGGATCACCCCAAGATCTGGCTGACGCCCCATATCGGCGCGATGACCTTTCCGCAATCGGCCTTCGGCGCATTGCTGGACAACATCCGACGGCATCAACGGGGCGAGGCGATGACAGGCGTGATCGAACGGCTCAGGGGGTACTGA
- the gabT gene encoding 4-aminobutyrate--2-oxoglutarate transaminase, whose amino-acid sequence MTSANTRNDQLLALREQHVARGVATAHPVVVARAQGTELWDVDGKRYLDFVGGIGVLNTGHNHPRVVEAVRKQVGEVSHASFQVVAYESYINVCARLNKLVGGGEHYKSVLFTSGAEAVENAIKIARGYTNRPAIISFRGGFHGRTLLGVTLTGMSQPYKQNFGPFPADIFHTPYPDAFRGMTTEKALQALDEVFATDVAPERVAAIIVEPVQGDGGFLAAPVEFMRALRERCTRHGIVLICDEIQAGFGRTGTMFGFQHSGIQPDLVTTAKSLAGGLPLSGVVGRAEIMEAPTPGGLGGTYGGNPVACAAALAVLDLFEQEDLLAQGERLATQLRAGLLDLQKSHSRIGDVRGRGFMLAIEMVAADAAQTPDAVLAQNVIDHAREAGLLVIKCGVHRNTVRFLAPLTTTPEQIDEALQALKQALLKAGA is encoded by the coding sequence ATGACTTCTGCAAACACGCGAAATGACCAACTTCTGGCCCTGCGCGAGCAGCATGTGGCGCGCGGCGTCGCGACGGCACATCCGGTTGTCGTCGCCCGCGCCCAAGGCACCGAGTTATGGGACGTCGATGGCAAGCGCTATCTTGATTTCGTGGGCGGCATCGGGGTGTTGAATACCGGCCATAACCATCCCCGGGTGGTGGAAGCCGTGCGCAAGCAGGTTGGGGAGGTCTCCCACGCGAGCTTTCAGGTGGTGGCGTATGAGAGCTACATCAACGTCTGTGCCCGGTTGAACAAACTGGTCGGCGGCGGCGAGCACTATAAAAGCGTGCTGTTCACGTCCGGCGCGGAAGCTGTGGAGAACGCAATCAAGATTGCACGGGGCTACACCAATCGCCCGGCCATCATTTCGTTTCGCGGCGGCTTTCATGGCCGCACGTTGCTGGGCGTCACGCTGACGGGGATGAGTCAGCCCTACAAGCAGAACTTCGGTCCGTTTCCCGCAGACATTTTCCACACGCCCTACCCTGATGCGTTCCGTGGCATGACCACCGAAAAAGCCTTGCAGGCGCTGGACGAGGTGTTCGCGACTGATGTGGCGCCAGAGAGGGTCGCGGCGATCATCGTCGAGCCGGTACAGGGCGATGGTGGATTTCTCGCGGCACCGGTGGAATTCATGCGAGCCCTCAGAGAACGCTGCACGCGGCATGGCATCGTGCTGATTTGCGATGAGATTCAGGCGGGGTTCGGGCGCACCGGTACGATGTTTGGTTTCCAGCATTCTGGGATTCAGCCTGATCTGGTGACCACGGCGAAAAGCCTGGCGGGCGGTCTGCCGCTGTCCGGCGTGGTCGGACGCGCCGAGATCATGGAAGCGCCGACGCCCGGAGGCTTGGGCGGCACCTATGGCGGGAACCCTGTGGCATGCGCGGCGGCGCTGGCGGTGCTCGATCTGTTCGAACAGGAAGACCTGCTGGCCCAGGGCGAACGCCTCGCGACGCAATTGCGGGCGGGCTTGCTGGACTTGCAGAAAAGCCACTCGCGCATTGGCGACGTGCGGGGACGTGGGTTCATGCTGGCGATTGAAATGGTGGCGGCGGATGCGGCGCAAACCCCGGATGCCGTGCTGGCGCAAAACGTCATCGATCACGCGCGCGAAGCCGGGTTGTTGGTGATCAAGTGCGGCGTGCATCGCAACACCGTGCGCTTCCTGGCGCCGCTCACGACCACGCCTGAACAGATCGACGAAGCCCTTCAGGCACTCAAGCAGGCATTACTGAAGGCCGGGGCCTGA